A genome region from Nycticebus coucang isolate mNycCou1 chromosome 22, mNycCou1.pri, whole genome shotgun sequence includes the following:
- the DNAJC16 gene encoding dnaJ homolog subfamily C member 16 isoform X2: MTRLYNIHFHTPSMLIFKEHINKPADVLQGRGMKKQVIDDFIAQNKYLLAARLTSQKLFHELCPVKRSHRQRKYCVVLLTAEASKLSKPFESFLSFAVANTQDIVRFVHVYSSRQQEFANTLLPDGEAFQGKSAVSILERRNTAGRVVYKTLEDPWTGSESDKFILLGYIDQLRKDPALLSSEAVLPDLTDELAPVFLLRWIYSASDYISDCWDGIFHSNWREMMPLLSLIFSALFILFGTVIVQAFSDSNDERESNPPDKEEAHEKVGKTEPSFTKENTSKIPKKGFVEVTELTDVTYTSNLVRLRPGHMNVVLILSNSTKNSLLQKFALEVYTFTGSNCLHFSFLSLDKHREWLEYLLEFAQDAAPIPNQYDKHFMERDYTGYVLALNGHKKYFCLFKPQKTVEEEEAMGSCSDLDSSFHLSESRGKSSSGLGSRPIKGKLSKLSLWMERLLEGSLQRFYIPSWPELD; this comes from the exons ATGACGAGGCTGTACAATATTCATTTCCACACCCCCAGCATGCTGATCTTTAAAGAACACATAAACAAGCCTGCCGATGTCCTCCAG GGCCGAGGTATGAAGAAGCAAGTCATTGACGATTTCATTGCCCAGAACAAGTATCTGTTGGCAGCCAGGCTTACCAGCCAGAAGTTGTTCCATGAACTCTGCCCTGTGAAACGGTCTCACCGACAGAGGAA GTACTGTGTGGTTTTACTGACTGCCGAGGCTTCCAAGTTAAGCAAACCCTTTGAGTCTTTCCTGTCCTTTGCCGTGGCAAACACTCAAGACATCGTGAGATTTGTGCACGTCTACAGCAGTCGGCAGCAGGAGTTTGCCAACACCTTGCTACCAGATGGCGAGGCCTTTCAGGGGAAATCAGCG GTGTCTATCTTAGAAAGGCGCAACACCGCAGGAAGGGTGGTGTATAAAACCCTGGAAGATCCCTGGACCGGGAGTGAGAGTGATAAATTCATCCTCTTGGGTTATATCGACCAGCTGCGGAAAGATCCAGCTCTTCTGTCATCTGAAGCTGTGCTTCCTGACCTCACCGATGAACTTGCTCCT GTTTTTCTCCTTCGTTGGATCTACTCTGCTTCTGACTACATCTCGGACTGCTGGGATGGCATATTTCACAGCAACTG GCGGGAAATGATGCCTCTCCTGTCCCTGATCTTCTCTGCCCtcttcatcctctttggcaccgTCATCGTCCAGGCTTTCAG TGACTCAAATGATGAGCGAGAGTCAAACCCTCCAGACAAAGAAGAAGCCCATGAGAAGGTTGGGAAGACAGAGCCAAGCTTCACCAAAGAAAACACCAG CAAGATTCCTAAAAAAGGCTTTGTGGAGGTGACTGAACTCACAGATGTGACATACACCAGTAACTTGGTACGCCTGAGGCCAGGCCACATGAACGTGGTCCTCATCTTGTCAAATTCCACCAAGAACAGCCTACTACAGAAATTTGCTTTGGAGGTCTACACATTCACTGG gAGCAACTGCCTACACTTCTCCTTCCTGAGTCTAGATAAACACAGAGAATGGCTAGAATACTTACTAGAATTTGCTCAGGATGCAGCCCCAATCCCAAACCAGTATGATAAGCATTTCATGGAACGTGACTATACTGGTTATGTACTGGCTCTGAATGGCCACAAGAAATACTTCTGCCTCTTCAAGCCCCAAAAAACAGTGGAAGAGGAGGAGGCTATGGGCTCATGCAGTGATCTTGACTCTTCCTTCCACCTGAGTGAATCTCGAGGGAAATCTTCCAGTGGCCTTGGATCCAGGCCCATCAAAGGGAAATTGAGCAAGTTGTCCTTATGGATGGAACGCCTGTTGGAGGGCTCCTTACAGAGGTTTTATATCCCATCATGGCCTGAACTAGACTGA